One part of the Geoanaerobacter pelophilus genome encodes these proteins:
- a CDS encoding beta-ketoacyl synthase N-terminal-like domain-containing protein, producing the protein MKNARGSSVAIVGIGGIYPDAHDLGRFWDNISNARSAAREVPDGRWQIPVDVAYDPEVGKPDHVYSRRGCFINEIPPLADLSGLAIDTALLADLDPLFHLLLHAGKRAFDDAITEKLNRDRIGVIIGNLALPSEKSTLLTRQWLGKSFEEALLGTSSDAVATDPLNRYVAGLPAGILAHALGLGGGSFTLDAACASSLYAVKLAMDELLEGRCDAMLTGGLSRPDPLYTQMGFSQLRALSKKGICAPFDATGDGLVVGEGAGIFLLKRTEDAVAHGDRIYGVIRAVGVANDVGGSLLAPMSEGQLRAMRAAYAKAGWSPSDVDLIECHATGTPVGDATEVASLRELWSESAAEPGRCVIGSVKSNIGHLLTAAGAAALTKVLLSMQQETLPPTAGFNAPQPGMELDNSPFTVLKEQAAWNRRREGVPRRAAVSAFGFGGINAHLLVEEWLPETEIQTNQTTNSDNRPLIAVVGMDARFGPWSSLRSYQERVLGHDSSMQPTPPTNWWGAQNNQWFKNEGLESTPFAGFFLGDVQVPTEKFRIPPREMEEMLPQQLVMLQSAAAAMEDAGLDRDDNLNSSVLIGIALDLNSTNFSYRWSLAERAKGWAVKAGSEISAGDMAEWTKSLRDAAGPALTANRTMGALGSVVASRIAREFRVGGPSFTISSEENSGIKALETAVRLLQKGETDRALVGAVDMAGDIRAVLGHHAVRPLSRSGRGVPFDAQADGSLIGEGAAAVVLKRLEDAERDGDRIYAVIRGIGSSSGTTLLPGSDAYCRAVEMAYRDAGAGSSVDYLEAAASGHPAEDRMEAKALAALFAKTKGTTPRRCSISSVKGDIGHCGAASGLASFVRGCLALYQEIIPGCRGIEAPAAELSAIQQLTLPDSPRYWLRNRADGPRRAGISSFSIDGSCSHLILEGWERLPTQAEQERIAPTGRLNEYLFAVAGENGSELHQELELLKKRCSAAADLELPSLARQCYERLTAKGDQPRAVALVARTVEELNALVDLGIESVLSGKEAPITHPALRDRLFYSTRPLGRDSKIAFVFPGSGNHFPAMGLELSSRWPAIYRRQDSENQRLRDQFRPELFWSGAPLDELNNDHKAVIFGQVATGCAVSDIVRSFGVEPQSVIGYSLGESAGLFALRAWKDRDLMFSRMNASTLFTRDLAGECRAARKAWGLPDGKEVAWSIGVVEATAREVRHALRTTAHVYLLIVNTPDECVIGGDAKGVKRMVAMLGCRFHPLAGVTTVHCEVAKEVAEPYHDLHLFNTKAPANITFYSGARGRSYDVTRDSAADAILAQAVEGIDFPAVVNSAYDAGVRLFLEMGPGSSCSRMIYRILEGRPHLARSACYQGQDAASLVVRMLANLVSERVALDLAPLFQEPAIRTASTSTGSVVQLVIGGKPFSPPKQPQGKPAPAVRQPVAAKPTLSVAPQEPPRIPASQVAEPTHDPLLRELAASQEAQIKAHEAFLRLSDSLAKSMADAIALQMSLQDEPGGELPMEAPAMPAVAPAPLSTPAKKAVFDRELCLEFARGSVAKMLGPSFSEADTFPTRVRLPDEPLMLVDRIVTLEGEARSMTNGRVVTEHDIHPGAWYLDGGRIPTCIAVEAGQADLFLSGYLGIDFITRGLAVYRLLDAVVTFHRGLPGPGDTIHYDIRIERFFRQGDTWLFRFRFDATVNNEPLLTMRDGCAGFFSEEELAAGKGIVRPALDLRPTSGIRPADWQELVPMARESYSAGQLDRLRQGDLAGCFGDRFAGLAISDPLTIPGNLMRLVHRVNEIDPTGGRYGLGIIRAEADIKPDDWFLTCHFVDDRVMPGTLMYECCMHTLRIFLLRMGWVAEAERSVWEPVPGIASGLRCRGQVLETTKVAGYEVSIRELGYGPEPYAICDALMYADGRPIVEITNMSVRLTGTTQEQLAALWSAPAADITKPAIYTKEQILAYSNGKPSLGFGEPYRIFDSGRKIARLPGPPFQFMDRITGLAGEPWQMTAGAMAEAQYDLPADAWFFTAERQPAMPFAVLLEAALQPCGWLAAYVGSALTSPVDLSFRNLGGSAIQHRPVTPDSGTLTAVATMKKVATSGGMIIQEFDFSVADRSGLVYNGETMFGFFSREALANQVGIRDANPYQPTAAELDRGSSLPYPEQPPFPEKTLRMIDRIELFVPDGGPAGLGYIRGIKDVDPDEWFFKAHFFEDPVTPGSLGLESFLQLLKYAAHERFGMPKAAVIALGARHRWLYRGQIVPSNSRVTVEAWITATDEQARTLTADGFLSVDGKMIYQMNQFTVVVE; encoded by the coding sequence GCAACCTGGCGCTGCCCAGCGAGAAATCCACTCTCCTTACCCGCCAATGGCTCGGAAAGAGCTTCGAAGAAGCGCTTCTCGGCACCAGCAGCGATGCTGTGGCCACCGATCCCCTCAACCGCTACGTTGCCGGACTTCCGGCCGGAATACTCGCCCATGCCCTCGGGCTGGGCGGCGGCAGTTTCACCCTCGACGCCGCCTGCGCTTCCTCACTCTATGCCGTAAAACTCGCCATGGACGAACTCCTGGAAGGCCGTTGCGATGCCATGCTCACCGGCGGTCTCTCCCGTCCCGACCCGCTCTATACCCAGATGGGGTTTTCTCAGCTTCGGGCGCTTTCCAAAAAGGGGATATGCGCCCCCTTCGATGCAACCGGCGACGGTCTGGTCGTGGGCGAAGGGGCCGGGATCTTCCTGCTCAAGCGGACCGAGGATGCCGTTGCCCATGGCGACAGGATCTACGGGGTAATCCGCGCCGTGGGCGTGGCAAACGATGTTGGCGGCAGCCTGCTGGCCCCAATGTCCGAAGGTCAGCTCAGGGCGATGCGTGCCGCCTATGCCAAGGCCGGCTGGTCGCCGTCCGATGTGGACCTGATTGAGTGTCACGCCACCGGTACCCCGGTCGGTGACGCCACCGAGGTAGCAAGCCTCCGGGAATTATGGAGCGAGAGCGCTGCTGAGCCTGGCCGGTGCGTCATCGGTTCCGTAAAATCCAATATCGGCCACCTCCTGACCGCGGCTGGTGCCGCAGCGCTCACCAAGGTGCTGCTCTCGATGCAGCAGGAGACGCTCCCGCCTACCGCCGGCTTTAACGCCCCGCAACCCGGCATGGAGCTGGACAACTCCCCGTTCACGGTTCTGAAAGAGCAAGCGGCCTGGAACCGCAGGAGAGAGGGGGTTCCCAGGCGAGCGGCGGTGAGCGCCTTCGGTTTCGGCGGGATCAACGCCCACCTCCTGGTGGAGGAATGGCTGCCGGAAACCGAAATTCAGACAAACCAGACAACGAACAGCGATAACCGGCCACTTATTGCGGTAGTCGGCATGGATGCCCGGTTCGGCCCCTGGTCGTCTCTCAGGTCCTATCAGGAGCGGGTTCTTGGCCATGACAGCTCGATGCAGCCGACCCCGCCGACCAACTGGTGGGGTGCCCAGAACAACCAATGGTTCAAGAATGAGGGGCTGGAGTCCACCCCTTTTGCCGGGTTCTTCCTGGGTGATGTCCAGGTGCCGACTGAAAAGTTCCGGATTCCGCCGAGGGAGATGGAGGAAATGCTCCCGCAGCAGCTGGTGATGCTGCAGTCTGCCGCCGCTGCCATGGAGGACGCCGGACTCGACCGCGACGATAACCTCAACAGTTCCGTTCTGATCGGCATTGCCCTTGACCTGAACAGCACCAACTTCAGCTACCGCTGGTCCCTGGCCGAACGGGCCAAAGGTTGGGCTGTCAAGGCCGGTAGCGAAATCTCTGCCGGTGACATGGCAGAATGGACCAAGAGCCTGCGCGATGCCGCCGGTCCTGCGCTGACCGCTAACCGGACCATGGGCGCCCTTGGCAGCGTTGTTGCCAGCCGGATCGCCAGGGAGTTCCGGGTCGGCGGACCCAGTTTCACCATCTCCAGCGAGGAGAACTCCGGAATCAAGGCCCTGGAGACTGCGGTCAGGCTGTTGCAAAAGGGAGAAACCGACCGTGCTCTGGTGGGTGCCGTTGACATGGCTGGTGATATCCGTGCCGTACTGGGTCACCACGCAGTCAGGCCGCTCTCCCGTTCGGGTCGGGGCGTTCCGTTTGATGCCCAGGCAGACGGCAGCCTGATCGGCGAAGGCGCAGCCGCAGTAGTTTTGAAGAGACTGGAAGATGCCGAGAGGGATGGCGACAGAATTTATGCGGTAATCCGTGGCATCGGTTCCAGCAGCGGCACCACGCTGTTGCCCGGCAGCGACGCTTACTGCCGCGCAGTAGAGATGGCCTATCGGGATGCCGGTGCCGGCTCATCCGTGGATTACCTGGAGGCTGCTGCCAGCGGCCACCCGGCAGAGGACCGGATGGAGGCCAAGGCCCTGGCCGCCCTGTTTGCCAAAACAAAGGGAACAACGCCCCGCAGATGCTCAATATCATCGGTCAAGGGTGATATCGGCCATTGCGGCGCGGCATCCGGCCTGGCGTCATTCGTCAGGGGCTGCCTGGCGCTCTATCAGGAGATCATCCCCGGATGCCGTGGAATAGAAGCGCCTGCCGCGGAACTCTCAGCCATCCAGCAACTTACCCTTCCAGACTCCCCGCGATACTGGCTGCGCAACAGGGCCGATGGCCCGCGTCGAGCGGGGATATCTTCTTTCAGCATTGACGGCAGCTGCAGCCATCTGATCCTGGAGGGGTGGGAAAGGCTTCCAACACAGGCAGAACAGGAGCGGATCGCCCCTACCGGCAGGCTGAACGAATACCTGTTTGCGGTTGCCGGCGAAAACGGTTCAGAGCTGCATCAGGAATTAGAGCTGCTCAAAAAACGGTGCAGCGCTGCCGCTGACCTGGAGCTACCCTCCCTGGCCCGGCAATGTTATGAGCGGCTGACAGCAAAAGGCGACCAACCACGCGCCGTTGCCCTTGTCGCCAGGACGGTAGAGGAGTTGAACGCACTGGTCGATCTCGGCATCGAGTCGGTGTTATCCGGTAAAGAAGCGCCCATAACCCATCCAGCACTGCGCGACCGGCTGTTCTATTCGACCAGGCCGCTCGGCAGGGACAGCAAAATAGCCTTTGTCTTCCCCGGCTCCGGCAACCACTTCCCCGCGATGGGTCTGGAACTCTCCTCCCGCTGGCCGGCTATCTATCGCCGCCAGGACAGCGAGAACCAGCGCCTGCGCGACCAGTTCCGGCCCGAACTGTTCTGGAGCGGCGCACCGTTAGATGAACTCAATAACGACCATAAGGCGGTCATCTTCGGTCAGGTGGCCACTGGTTGCGCCGTGAGCGACATTGTCCGGAGTTTCGGCGTAGAGCCACAGTCGGTGATCGGCTACAGCCTGGGAGAATCGGCCGGGCTGTTCGCCCTCCGCGCCTGGAAGGATCGGGACCTGATGTTCTCCCGGATGAACGCCTCCACCCTGTTCACCAGGGATCTTGCCGGAGAGTGCCGGGCAGCCAGGAAGGCCTGGGGACTCCCTGATGGCAAGGAGGTCGCCTGGAGCATCGGCGTGGTTGAGGCGACGGCCCGTGAGGTGCGCCATGCCCTGCGGACCACGGCCCATGTCTACCTGTTGATCGTCAACACCCCGGACGAGTGCGTCATCGGCGGCGATGCCAAGGGCGTCAAGCGGATGGTCGCTATGCTCGGCTGCCGCTTTCACCCCCTGGCCGGAGTCACCACGGTCCACTGCGAGGTGGCAAAGGAAGTTGCGGAGCCGTATCACGACCTGCATCTCTTCAACACCAAGGCTCCTGCCAATATCACCTTCTACAGCGGCGCCAGGGGCCGTTCCTACGACGTGACCCGCGACAGCGCGGCCGACGCCATCCTGGCCCAGGCGGTCGAAGGGATCGATTTCCCGGCAGTGGTCAACTCGGCCTATGATGCCGGAGTGCGGCTGTTCCTGGAGATGGGGCCGGGCAGTTCCTGCAGCAGGATGATCTACCGAATCCTGGAGGGGCGCCCCCATCTGGCTCGTTCAGCCTGTTACCAGGGTCAGGACGCGGCATCGCTTGTAGTCCGGATGCTGGCCAATCTGGTTAGCGAGCGAGTGGCGCTTGATCTGGCCCCGCTTTTTCAAGAACCAGCGATCCGTACAGCATCAACGTCGACCGGCTCTGTTGTGCAGCTTGTCATCGGCGGCAAACCGTTTAGCCCGCCCAAACAACCTCAAGGCAAACCAGCGCCTGCTGTCCGGCAACCGGTGGCTGCTAAGCCGACACTATCGGTTGCGCCGCAAGAGCCTCCTCGGATTCCGGCATCACAAGTCGCTGAACCGACCCACGATCCGCTACTCCGCGAGCTGGCAGCGTCCCAGGAAGCGCAGATCAAGGCACACGAGGCCTTTCTCCGGTTGAGCGACTCCCTTGCCAAATCCATGGCCGATGCCATTGCCTTGCAGATGTCCCTGCAGGACGAACCTGGTGGTGAGCTCCCCATGGAAGCCCCGGCAATGCCGGCAGTTGCCCCTGCCCCGCTGTCAACACCGGCAAAAAAAGCAGTATTTGACCGGGAGCTCTGCCTGGAATTTGCCCGCGGGTCCGTTGCCAAGATGCTCGGCCCTTCTTTCAGCGAGGCCGACACCTTCCCGACCCGGGTCCGGCTCCCGGACGAGCCGCTGATGCTGGTGGACCGGATCGTTACCCTTGAAGGGGAAGCCAGATCCATGACCAACGGCCGAGTGGTCACCGAACACGACATCCACCCAGGCGCCTGGTACCTGGATGGCGGCCGGATACCGACCTGCATCGCCGTGGAAGCAGGTCAGGCCGACCTGTTCCTTTCCGGCTATCTCGGCATCGATTTCATCACCCGCGGCCTGGCGGTCTACCGGCTGCTGGACGCGGTGGTCACCTTTCACCGCGGGCTGCCGGGACCGGGCGACACCATCCATTACGACATCCGGATCGAGCGGTTCTTCCGCCAGGGGGACACCTGGCTGTTCCGTTTCCGGTTCGACGCCACGGTCAACAACGAACCGCTGCTCACCATGCGCGACGGTTGTGCCGGTTTCTTCTCCGAGGAAGAGCTGGCAGCCGGCAAGGGGATCGTCCGCCCGGCCCTTGACCTCCGCCCCACATCCGGCATCCGCCCTGCGGACTGGCAGGAGCTGGTGCCGATGGCACGGGAGAGCTACAGCGCCGGGCAGCTGGACCGTCTCCGGCAGGGGGACCTGGCAGGCTGCTTCGGTGACCGGTTCGCCGGACTCGCCATTTCCGACCCCCTGACCATACCGGGCAACCTGATGCGGCTGGTGCACCGGGTGAACGAGATTGACCCGACCGGCGGCAGGTACGGCCTGGGGATCATCCGCGCTGAAGCTGATATCAAGCCGGACGACTGGTTCCTCACCTGCCATTTCGTCGATGACCGGGTCATGCCCGGCACCCTGATGTACGAATGCTGCATGCACACCCTCCGGATCTTCCTACTCAGGATGGGCTGGGTGGCAGAGGCAGAACGCTCCGTGTGGGAGCCGGTTCCGGGCATCGCCAGCGGGCTCCGCTGCCGCGGCCAGGTACTGGAAACAACCAAAGTGGCCGGGTACGAGGTCAGCATCCGCGAGCTCGGCTATGGTCCGGAGCCGTACGCCATCTGCGATGCCCTGATGTATGCCGATGGCCGCCCGATCGTCGAGATCACCAACATGTCGGTCCGGCTCACCGGCACCACTCAAGAGCAGTTGGCGGCATTGTGGAGCGCACCTGCTGCAGATATCACAAAGCCTGCCATCTACACCAAGGAACAGATCCTTGCCTACAGCAACGGCAAACCGTCGCTAGGGTTCGGCGAGCCGTACCGGATCTTCGACTCCGGCCGGAAGATCGCCCGGCTCCCTGGCCCACCGTTCCAGTTCATGGACCGGATAACCGGGCTGGCCGGGGAACCATGGCAGATGACCGCCGGTGCCATGGCCGAAGCCCAATACGATCTGCCAGCTGATGCCTGGTTTTTTACTGCAGAGCGGCAACCGGCCATGCCGTTCGCCGTGCTGCTTGAGGCAGCGCTCCAGCCCTGCGGCTGGCTGGCCGCCTATGTCGGCTCGGCCCTCACTTCGCCGGTAGATCTGTCCTTCCGCAATCTGGGAGGGAGCGCCATCCAGCACCGGCCGGTGACGCCTGACAGTGGCACCCTCACTGCGGTTGCCACCATGAAGAAGGTTGCCACCAGTGGCGGCATGATCATCCAGGAATTCGATTTCAGTGTGGCCGACCGCAGCGGGCTCGTCTACAACGGCGAGACCATGTTCGGTTTCTTCTCCAGAGAGGCGCTGGCCAACCAGGTCGGCATCCGCGACGCCAATCCGTATCAGCCCACTGCTGCCGAGCTTGATCGAGGCAGTTCTCTCCCCTACCCTGAACAGCCGCCGTTCCCGGAAAAAACTTTGCGGATGATCGACCGGATCGAGCTGTTCGTCCCTGACGGTGGACCGGCAGGGCTTGGCTACATCCGCGGCATCAAAGATGTCGATCCTGACGAATGGTTCTTCAAGGCCCACTTTTTCGAAGACCCGGTGACCCCCGGCTCGCTCGGCCTCGAATCGTTCCTGCAACTGCTCAAATATGCTGCCCATGAACGTTTCGGCATGCCGAAAGCCGCTGTCATCGCCCTTGGCGCAAGGCACCGCTGGCTGTACCGCGGCCAGATCGTTCCAAGCAACAGCCGCGTTACTGTGGAGGCCTGGATCACCGCAACCGATGAGCAGGCACGCACCCTGACCGCCGACGGGTTCCTGTCGGTCGATGGCAAAATGATCTACCAGATGAACCAGTTCACTGTAGTTGTGGAGTAG
- a CDS encoding sensor histidine kinase: MVDAESMASVAGDLIICRDQVQPQVVVSSVYDWFSSNPLLDAMAVVDGNRPVGLITRMKLFYTLSKRFGYELHARHPIIGIADSVPLTVFRDEALEMVIEKAFARQPKDIYDEIIVTDGDGYYLGILSVKQLVTQQGNALSRSVLLKEIATARAEELERLNQIKTQFLANVTHELRSPVNAIVGLAELLRIAAGKGSLEQVRERLSLMLTTATNLRGIITNILDLSKIEAGKMEVTFQAIDVMPLLSEIAETTRILVGDKPVIVTVNGPDCPVNVMSDPIKLRQIITNLTSNAAKFTDEGAIDIALAVSDEQFEIEVSDTGIGIDQKDLHLLFTPFGQLEDPAVKTHVGTGLGLAISRNLTRLIGGEITVTSARGKGTRFIVSAPMRHH; encoded by the coding sequence ATGGTAGATGCTGAGAGCATGGCATCTGTTGCCGGCGATTTGATCATCTGTCGTGATCAGGTGCAGCCTCAGGTTGTTGTGAGCAGCGTGTACGACTGGTTTTCCAGTAATCCTCTTTTGGATGCCATGGCAGTGGTTGATGGGAACAGGCCGGTTGGATTGATTACACGGATGAAGCTGTTCTATACCCTCTCAAAAAGGTTCGGCTACGAACTCCATGCGCGACATCCGATCATAGGCATAGCCGACTCGGTCCCGCTGACGGTTTTTCGGGACGAGGCTCTTGAAATGGTTATTGAGAAGGCATTTGCCCGCCAGCCGAAGGATATTTACGACGAGATCATTGTAACTGACGGTGACGGTTACTACCTGGGGATACTGTCGGTCAAGCAGTTGGTGACCCAGCAGGGTAATGCCCTGAGTAGAAGTGTACTGCTTAAAGAGATTGCAACGGCCCGTGCTGAGGAACTTGAAAGGCTCAACCAAATCAAAACCCAATTTCTTGCCAATGTCACCCATGAACTCCGCTCTCCGGTGAACGCCATTGTTGGGCTGGCCGAGCTCTTGAGGATTGCGGCCGGCAAGGGATCGCTCGAACAGGTACGGGAGCGTCTCTCGCTTATGCTGACCACTGCAACCAACCTGAGGGGGATCATAACCAACATCCTTGATCTGTCCAAGATCGAAGCGGGGAAAATGGAGGTGACGTTTCAGGCTATCGATGTCATGCCGCTTTTGAGCGAGATTGCGGAGACTACCCGTATCCTTGTGGGGGACAAGCCGGTCATCGTCACTGTCAACGGACCGGACTGTCCGGTTAACGTCATGTCCGATCCGATCAAACTGCGACAGATCATCACGAATCTTACCAGCAATGCGGCAAAATTTACCGACGAAGGGGCCATTGACATTGCACTCGCCGTTAGCGACGAACAATTTGAAATTGAAGTAAGCGATACCGGTATTGGTATCGATCAGAAAGACCTCCATTTGCTTTTTACCCCTTTCGGCCAGCTCGAGGATCCAGCAGTTAAAACCCATGTAGGGACGGGACTCGGGTTGGCAATCAGCCGAAACCTCACCAGGCTCATTGGGGGAGAAATTACAGTTACCAGCGCTCGGGGCAAGGGAACCCGATTTATCGTTTCCGCACCGATGCGACACCATTAA
- a CDS encoding 3-oxoacyl-ACP synthase III, with product MKYSKVFIESLGYELGPVVVTSSELEARLEPLYKALRFIPGQLQALTGIRERRWWEPGYPLSKGAIAAAKKALHSSGVSPADIGALIYTGVCREQFEPATACKVAAGLDIKGNCAIFDISNACLGVLNGILEVANRIELGQIRAGLVVSCESAREINDIMIAAMLEERSMEHFAVSLATLTGGSGAVAVLLSDGSFSGAEKRRLVGGVTQAAPEHHDLCLWGVTPDGRGGYSQSMRTDAVSVMNFGVELGRRTWAALLHELKWQTAEVDRIICHQVGSAHQSAILKTLGIPDDRDFTTFEYLGNMGTVSLPLTMAVAEERDMLEPRQKVALLGIGSGLNCLMLGVQW from the coding sequence ATGAAGTATTCCAAGGTTTTCATAGAGTCCCTCGGCTACGAACTCGGGCCGGTGGTGGTCACATCGTCGGAACTGGAAGCTCGGCTGGAGCCGCTTTACAAGGCACTCCGCTTCATTCCGGGCCAGTTGCAGGCACTTACCGGCATCCGCGAGCGGCGCTGGTGGGAACCGGGCTATCCGCTCTCCAAAGGGGCGATCGCTGCGGCCAAAAAGGCGCTTCATTCGAGCGGGGTTTCCCCAGCCGATATCGGCGCGCTGATCTACACCGGAGTCTGCCGGGAGCAGTTCGAGCCGGCCACTGCCTGCAAAGTGGCTGCCGGGCTCGATATAAAAGGAAACTGCGCCATCTTCGATATCTCCAACGCCTGCCTCGGGGTGCTGAACGGCATCCTGGAGGTGGCCAACCGGATTGAACTCGGCCAGATCAGGGCCGGGCTGGTGGTATCCTGCGAAAGCGCCCGTGAGATCAACGACATCATGATCGCCGCCATGCTGGAGGAACGGAGCATGGAGCATTTTGCCGTATCCCTGGCAACCCTTACCGGTGGCTCCGGTGCTGTGGCGGTGCTGCTTAGCGACGGTTCGTTTTCGGGTGCGGAAAAGCGGAGGCTGGTCGGCGGGGTTACCCAGGCAGCCCCGGAACACCACGATCTATGCCTCTGGGGGGTGACCCCTGATGGCCGGGGCGGCTACAGCCAGTCGATGCGCACCGACGCGGTGAGTGTCATGAATTTCGGGGTGGAACTGGGCCGCAGGACCTGGGCCGCGCTGCTCCACGAGCTGAAATGGCAGACCGCCGAAGTGGACCGGATCATCTGCCACCAGGTCGGTTCGGCCCACCAGAGCGCCATCCTCAAGACCCTGGGAATACCTGATGACCGGGACTTCACCACCTTTGAATACCTGGGGAACATGGGGACCGTGTCGCTGCCGCTGACCATGGCAGTAGCCGAGGAGCGCGACATGCTGGAACCGAGGCAGAAAGTCGCCCTGCTGGGGATCGGCAGCGGCTTGAACTGTTTAATGTTAGGAGTCCAGTGGTGA
- a CDS encoding response regulator has protein sequence MQDKKKVLIIDDEELHLYTSKALLESGALEVVTYQGSFGATNYVKSVQPDLVLLDVNMPALSGENLVTLIKPWCRERRIPILFYSSNDEGILRALATDHGVQGYICKGDIPGLYKSVEEALR, from the coding sequence ATGCAGGATAAAAAAAAGGTATTGATAATCGATGATGAAGAACTTCATCTCTATACCAGCAAAGCGTTGTTGGAGAGCGGAGCGCTTGAGGTGGTGACTTATCAGGGGTCATTCGGAGCAACCAACTACGTGAAGAGCGTGCAACCAGATCTGGTGCTGCTTGACGTCAACATGCCGGCTCTTTCCGGTGAAAACCTGGTTACTCTTATCAAGCCGTGGTGCAGGGAGCGGCGGATACCAATACTCTTCTACTCTTCCAACGATGAAGGGATACTGAGAGCCTTGGCTACAGATCATGGAGTTCAGGGCTATATCTGCAAAGGGGATATCCCCGGTCTCTACAAAAGTGTCGAGGAGGCACTTCGATAG
- a CDS encoding alpha/beta fold hydrolase — protein MTTAFKAEYPFTSNYLDLDGLRYHYLDEGNGPPVVMVHGNPSWSFYYRNLVLALRGSRRCIVPDHIGCGLSDKPGDDRYDYTLSRRVNDLNRLIDHLDLQEKITLVVHDWGGMIAMAWAILHPERIERIVVLNTGAFHLPEEKPFPLGLRICRDTVIGTLLVRGCNAFARGAARVGCKRNPMTPELQRLYCLPYDSWQNRIATLRFVQDIPLTPGDKGYDIVSAVSEGIAQFQELPMLIVWGELDFVFDRHFLAEWQQRFPNAEVHSYPDCGHYILEDAKDEVVPLIAEFIQRSA, from the coding sequence GTGACAACCGCTTTCAAAGCCGAATACCCCTTTACCAGCAACTACCTCGACCTCGACGGCCTCCGCTACCACTACCTCGACGAGGGGAACGGGCCGCCGGTGGTCATGGTCCATGGCAACCCGTCCTGGTCGTTCTACTACCGCAACCTGGTGCTGGCGCTCCGGGGCAGCCGGCGCTGTATCGTGCCGGACCATATCGGCTGCGGCCTCTCGGACAAGCCTGGTGACGACCGTTACGACTACACCCTCTCCCGCCGGGTGAACGATCTCAACCGCTTGATCGACCATCTCGACCTGCAGGAGAAGATCACCCTGGTGGTGCATGACTGGGGCGGAATGATCGCCATGGCCTGGGCAATTCTCCACCCGGAGCGGATCGAGCGGATCGTGGTGCTGAATACCGGCGCCTTCCACCTCCCGGAAGAGAAACCGTTTCCTCTGGGGTTGCGCATCTGCCGCGATACCGTTATCGGCACCCTGCTGGTGCGCGGCTGCAACGCCTTTGCCAGGGGCGCGGCCAGGGTCGGCTGCAAACGGAACCCGATGACTCCGGAACTGCAGCGTCTCTACTGCCTCCCCTACGACTCATGGCAGAACCGGATCGCCACTCTCCGCTTCGTGCAGGATATCCCGCTGACACCCGGAGACAAGGGATATGACATCGTCTCTGCCGTGTCTGAAGGTATTGCCCAATTCCAAGAGCTGCCGATGCTGATCGTCTGGGGCGAGCTGGATTTCGTTTTCGACCGCCATTTCCTGGCTGAGTGGCAGCAACGCTTCCCCAATGCCGAGGTCCACTCCTACCCCGACTGCGGCCACTACATCCTCGAAGACGCCAAGGACGAGGTCGTGCCGTTGATTGCTGAATTCATCCAGAGATCCGCCTGA